One region of Pygocentrus nattereri isolate fPygNat1 chromosome 14, fPygNat1.pri, whole genome shotgun sequence genomic DNA includes:
- the gdpd3a gene encoding lysophospholipase D GDPD3a produces MSSFMYYLLPAVGGYTLASLYLLKNPHILHKKKQPAFYCTHISHRGGSGERIESTMEAFTHAVEVGTEMLELDCHMTQDGHLIVSHDDNLLRQTGHDVSISSINFEELPLYKERLEVTFYAGRYSTGSDRKFALLEDVFRTFPKIPVNIEVKEKNRELIEKVSALVKKYDREDITVWASVKSDIMKECRKVNSSMPYMFTETRGLQLLLLYYTGLLPFVPLGESFLQYYLPQVINRTYIPDSAILRNRMVISLIEKLTLRKGLFQHLKDRGIQIHLFVCNEEQDIEAAFEAGATGVMTDYPYLLSNYLRTHKQRRE; encoded by the exons ATGTCCAGTTTCATGTACTATCTCCTCCCTGCAGTAGGGGGCTACACACTCGCATCCCTCTACCTGCTGAAGAACCCCCACATTCTACACAAGAAGAAGCAGCCTGCCTTCTATTGCACCCACATCTCACACAGAGGAG GCTCTGGTGAGAGAATTGAAAGTACTATGGAGGCATTTACACA TGCAGTGGAGGTGGGCACAGAGATGCTCGAATTGGACTGTCACATGACTCAAGATGGTCACTTGATTGTATCTCATGATGACAACCTTCTGCGGCAGACGGGGCATGATGTCAGCATCTCCTCTATTAATTTTGAG GAGCTACCACTGTATAAAGAAAGACTTGAGGTCACCTTCTatgcag GTCGCTACAGCAcaggttcagacagaaaatTTGCCCTGTTGGAGGATGTCTTTCGCACATTCCCCAAAATTCCTGTGAACATTGAAGTGAAGGAGAAGAACAGAGAGCTGATTGAAAAG GTTTCTGCTCTGGTGAAGAAGTATGACCGGGAGGACATCACAGTCTGGGCGTCAGTGAAATCTGACATCATGAAGGAGTGCCGCAAAGTG AACTCCTCCATGCCGTACATGTTCACAGAAACGCGCgggctgcagctgctgctgctctatTACACAGGCCTTCTGCCTTTCGTCCCGCTGGGAGAGAGCTTCCTGCAGTACTACCTGCCTCAGGTCATCAACAG GACATACATACCTGATTCTGCTATTCTGAGGAACAGAATGGTCATCTCGTTAATTGAAAA ACTGACTTTGAGGAAAGGCTTGTTTCAGCATCTTAAAGACAGAGGAATTCAG ATTcatctgtttgtgtgtaatgAAGAACAGGACATTGAGGCTGCGTTTGAAGCAGGAGCAACAGGAGTCATGACTGACTACCCCTATCTGTTATCGAACTACCTTAGAACGCATAAGCAGAGACGTGAATAA
- the mapk3 gene encoding mitogen-activated protein kinase 3, whose product MADSGSTAAAAGAAGSNGSAAGAGGAVPPGGATGAAGSKPGLESVKGQNFDVGPRYTDLQYIGEGAYGMVCSAFDNVNKIRVAIKKISPFEHQTYCQRTLREIKILLRFRHENIIGINDILRARHIDYMRDVYIVQDLMETDLYKLLKTQQLSNDHICYFLYQILRGLKYIHSANVLHRDLKPSNLLINTTCDLKICDFGLARIADPEHDHTGFLTEYVATRWYRAPEIMLNSKGYTKSIDIWSVGCILAEMLSNRPIFPGKHYLDQLNHILGILGSPSQDDLNCIINMKARNYLQSLPQKPKIPWNKLFPKADSKALDLLDRMLTFNPIKRITVEEALAHPYLEQYYDPTDEPVAEEPFTFNMELDDLPKEKLKELIFEETARFQANYQGS is encoded by the exons ATGGCGGACTCAGGCAGCACCGCAGCGGCAGCCGGAGCCGCAGGCTCGAATGGGAGCGCCGCCGGGGCCGGAGGAGCGGTGCCGCCCGGAGGAGCGACTGGAGCCGCGGGATCGAAACCCGGCCTGGAGTCCGTAAAAGGGCAGAATTTCGACGTGGGCCCGCGCTACACCGACCTTCAGTACATTGGGGAGGGGGCATACGGAATGGTTTG CTCCGCATTCGACAATGTGAATAAGATCCGAGTGGCCATTAAGAAGATCAGCCCGTTCGAGCACCAGACCTACTGCCAGCGCACCCTGAGGGAGATTAAGATCCTACTGCGGTTCCGACATGAGAACATCATCGGTATCAATGACATCCTGAGAGCACGCCACATTGACTATATGCGGGACGT CTACATCGTCCAGGACCTGATGGAGACGGACTTGTACAAGCTGCTGAAGACCCAGCAGCTCAGCAACGACCACATCTGCTACTTCTTGTACCAGATCCTGCGTGGGCTGAAGTATATCCACTCTGCCAATGTCCTCCACAGAGACCTGAAGCCCTCCAACCTGCTCATCAACACCACTTGTGACCTCAAG ATCTGTGACTTTGGATTGGCACGGATAGCTGACCCAGAGCATGACCACACTGGATTCCTCACAGAGTATGTGGCCACTCGCTGGTATCGTGCACCTGAGATCATGCTCAATTCCAAG GGCTACACAAAGTCCATTGATATTTGGTCAGTGGGTTGCATCCTGGCTGAGATGTTGTCCAACAGGCCCATTTTCCCAGGAAAGCACTATTTGGACCAACTCAACCACATACTAG GTATCCTGGGCTCCCCCTCTCAGGATGATCTAAACTGTATCATCAACATGAAGGCCAGGAACTACTTGCAGTCTCTGCCCCAAAAACCCAAAATTCCCTGGAACAAGCTTTTCCCCAAGGCGGACAGTAAAG CTCTGGATTTGTTGGACCGCATGTTAACCTTCAATCCCATCAAACGTATAACTGTGGAAGAAGCATTGGCCCACCCTTACCTGGAGCAGTACTATGACCCCACTGATGAG CCAGTTGCTGAGGAGCCCTTCACCTTTAACATGGAGCTAGATGACCTTCCTAAAGAGAAGCTGAAGGAGCTCATCTTTGAGGAGACGGCTCGATTCCAGGCAAACTACCAAGGCTCCTGA